One genomic segment of Sminthopsis crassicaudata isolate SCR6 chromosome 4, ASM4859323v1, whole genome shotgun sequence includes these proteins:
- the PEX6 gene encoding peroxisome biogenesis factor 6, whose product MALAVLRALEPFPAEAPPLAVLLPPGGPWPAAGPAGLVLALRPAGAGPTGPALLVAALEGPGEGPGPEPEPEPEPGPPELLVSRTLLRLLALGSGARVRARPVRRPPALGWALLGAAPGTGSGTGPRAGPVLVRRGEALPALGPRVLETRPALQGLLGPGTRLAVTELRGRGAKGGDSRPPLPAPPVVSSFAAPSVPRRLRGILGGAGEALGVSRSCLRSLGFFQGEWVWVTPVREGTPAPRPHLAKVQVQDPRWNLSEKLGPGSSELGEPLADGVALVPANLAFNLSCEPLEIGELSVQRYSEGFRSPENRGSCSVLSGPPFARELHIEIVSSPHYNTSGNYDQALYQHFEIPRIVQEGDILCVPTVGQADVLERSPEKLFRWPFLFFKVKTTVGDAPEEPTTAYLADTTHTSLYMVGSTLSFVPWLPSEGQSIWSSLSPPGLETLVTQLCEVLKPRLHPGGSLLTGTSSVLLRGPPGSGKTTAITAACGRLGLHLFKADCSKLCADTSAAVESKLRAAFSRAQLCRPSILLLKGVELLGWERDGLGEDSQVVAVLRHLLLNKDPLISSLPLLVVATTSCPQNVPPDVQIAFPHELEVPILSEEHRLNILQALTSRLPLGQEVNLAQLARRSAGFVLGDLCALLAYSSRAACARIQSGVMAAGSLSEEDEGELCTAGFPILAEDFGVALEQLQMAHSQAIGAPKIPAVSWHDVGGLQDVKREILETIQLPLDHPELLDLGLRRSGLLLYGPPGTGKTLLAKAVATECSLTFLSVKGPELINMYVGQSEENIREVFSRARAAAPCIIFFDELDSLAPSRGRSGDSGGVMDRVVSQLLAELDGLHSSQEVFVIGATNRPDLLDAALLRPGRFDKLVFVGPSEDRASQLRILSAITRRFKLEPSVNLVSVLDRCPTQLTGADLYSLCTDAMTAALKRRVQDIEDGLEPVNSALLLTMEDLVQAASRLQPSVSEQELLRYKRIQRKFAAC is encoded by the exons ATGGCGCTGGCCGTGCTGAGGGCCCTGGAACCCTTCCCGGCCGAGGCTCCGCCGCTAGCGGTGCTGCTGCCGCCCGGGGGACCGTGGCCGGCGGCGGGGCCCGCGGGCCTAGTGCTGGCGCTGAGGCCGGCGGGGGCGGGGCCGACGGGGCCTGCGCTACTGGTGGCTGCGCTGGAGGGCCCAGGCGAGGGGCCCGGGCCGGAACCGGAGCCCGAGCCCGAGCCCGGACCCCCGGAGCTGCTGGTGAGCCGGACCCTGCTGCGGCTCCTGGCGCTGGGCTCTGGGGCGCGGGTACGGGCCCGACCCGTGCGTCGGCCGCCCGCGCTGGGCTGGGCCTTGCTGGGCGCCGCGCCGGGCACTGGCTCTGGGACGGGCCCCCGCGCCGGGCCGGTGCTCGTGCGGCGCGGAGAGGCGTTACCCGCGCTCGGTCCCCGGGTGCTGGAGACGCGGCCGGCGCTGCAAGGGCTGCTGGGCCCCGGCACGCGATTGGCGGTGACCGAGCTCCGGGGACGGGGCGCTAAAGGGGGCGATAGTCGCCCCCCGCTGCCGGCTCCGCCCGTGGTCTCCTCCTTCGCAGCCCCGAGTGTGCCCCGACGACTGCGGGGCATCCTGGGCGGGGCCGGGGAGGCGCTGGGGGTGAGCAGGAGCTGCCTTCGGAGTCTCGGCTTCTTCCAGGGAGAGTGGGTATGGGTGACCCCGGTCCGAGAGGGGACACCGGCCCCTCGGCCTCACCTGGCCAAGGTGCAAGTCCAGGATCCTCGCTGGAATCTCTCCGAGAAGCTGGGACCCGGGTCTTCAGAGCTGGGGGAGCCGCTTGCAGACGGAGTGGCCCTGGTGCCTGCCAATCTGGCTTTCAATCTGTCCTGTGAGCCCCTCGAAATCGGGGAGCTCAGCGTTCAG AGATACTCAGAAGGATTCAGAAGTCCTGAGAACAGAGGAAGCTGCTCAGTGCTGTCTGGGCCTCCATTTGCCAGAGAGCTGCACATTGAAATTGTGTCCTCCCCCCACTACAACACCAGTGGCAACTATGACCAGGCTCTTTATCAGCACTTTGAGATCCCCAG GATAGTCCAGGAAGGGGATATTTTGTGTGTGCCAACAGTTGGGCAAGCAGACGTCTTGGAAAGAAGCCCAGAGAAACTATTCAG GTGGCCTTTTCTGTTCTTCAAAGTGAAGACGACTGTTGGGGATGCCCCGGAAGAACCAACCACAGCATATTTGGCTGATACAACACACACTTCCTTGTATATG GTGGGTTCTACTCTGAGTTTTGTCCCATGGCTCCCTTCAGAGGGACAAAGTATCTGGAGCAGCTTATCCCCTCCAGGGCTGGAGACTTTAGTGACACAACTTTGTGAGGTGCTGAAACCACGACTCCATCCTGG gGGGTCTTTGTTGACGGGGACCAGTAGTGTCCTTCTGCGGGGGCCCCCAGGCAGTGGAAAGACTACAGCCATCACTGCTGCTTGTGGCCGCCTTGGGCTCCATTTATTCAAG GCAGACTGCTCAAAACTATGTGCAGATACCAGTGCAGCAGTGGAGAGCAAGCTTCGAGCTGCTTTCTCCCGGGCTCAGCTTTGCCGCCCATCTATCCTGCTGTTGAAAGGTGTGGAACTCCTGGGCTGGGAACGGGATGGCCTAGGTGAGGATTCCCAGGTGGTAGCTGTGCTTCGACATCTTCTCCTGAATAAGGATCCCCTCATCAG TTCGCTGCCTCTGCTGGTCGTGGCTACAACAAGCTGCCCTCAGAATGTTCCTCCTGATGTGCAGATAGCATTTCCTCATGAGTTGGAGGTTCCCATACTGTCAGAGGAGCATCGGCTCAACATCCTGCAGGCGCTAACTTCCCGCCTCCCTCTGGGTCAGGAAGTGAACCTAGCCCAACTAGCAAGAAGGAGTGCA GGCTTTGTACTGGGTGATCTCTGTGCCCTGTTGGCCTACAGCAGCCGAGCAGCCTGCGCCAGGATCCAGTCTGG TGTGATGGCTGCTGGCAGCTTAAGTGAGGAAGATGAGGGGGAACTGTGTACTGCTGGCTTTCCCATACTGGCAGAGGATTTTGGGGTGGCGCTAGAACAACTACAGATGGCACACTCACAGGCCATTGGGGCCCCCAAG ATCCCAGCAGTGTCCTGGCATGATGTGGGTGGGTTACAGGATGTGAAGAGGGAGATCCTGGAAACTATTCAGCTCCCTCTGGATCACCCTGAGCTGCTGGACCTTGGGCTGAGGCGTTCAGGCCTTTTGCTGTATGGACCTCCAGGCACTGGGAAGACCCTCCTTGCAAAGGCAGTAGCTACTGAATGTAGCCTTACTTTCCTGAG TGTAAAAGGTCCTGAGCTTATCAATATGTATGTGGGCCAAAGTGAAGAGAACATTAGGGAAG TGTTCTCCAGGGCAAGAGCTGCTGCCCCATGCATCATTTTTTTTGATGAGTTGGATTCTTTGGCTCCAAGTCGAGGGCGAAGTGGGGACTCTGGTGGTGTGATGGACAG GGTGGTCTCCCAGCTCCTGGCTGAGCTCGATGGACTTCACAGCAGCCAAGAAGTATTTGTTATTGGAGCTACCAACAGGCCTGATCTCCTAGATGCCGCACTGTTGCGGCCAGGCAG GTTTGACAAGCTGGTGTTTGTGGGACCAAGCGAAGATCGGGCTTCCCAGCTTCGGATTCTAAGTGCTATCACACGAAG GTTCAAGCTCGAGCCCTCTGTGAATCTGGTGAGTGTCCTGGACCGATGCCCAACCCAGCTGACTGGTGCTGATTTATACTCCCTTTGTACTGATGCAATGACAGCAGCACTCAAGCGAAGGGTCCAGGACATTGAAGATG GACTGGAGCCAGTTAATTCAGCACTTCTTCTTACAATGGAAGACTTGGTTCAGGCTGCATCCCGGCTACAGCCATCTGTCTCAGAGCAGGAGCTACTTCGTTACAAGCGCATCCAGCGCAAATTTGCAGCCTGCTAG